In the genome of Acetomicrobium thermoterrenum DSM 13490, one region contains:
- a CDS encoding phosphoenolpyruvate hydrolase family protein translates to MPFITREEALKRLRSNVAAGKPIVGCGAGTGISAKFSEAGGADLIIIYNSGRYRMGGRGSLAGLLPYGDANGIVVEMASEVLPVVKNTPVLAGVCGTDPFRLMKVFLKELKEMGFDGVQNFPTVGLIDGVFRQNLEETGMGYDLEVKAIAMAHELDMLTCPYVFDAEQAIAMTKAGADVIVAHMGLTTKGSIGAKTALTLEEATKRVQDIHDAAKSVNPDVMVICHGGPIAEPEDVEYIFAHTKGIVGFFGASSMERIPVERAIKEQVERFKYLKINA, encoded by the coding sequence ATGCCATTCATAACAAGAGAGGAAGCCTTGAAAAGGTTGCGTTCGAACGTAGCTGCAGGAAAACCAATAGTGGGCTGTGGTGCGGGAACCGGGATTTCCGCCAAGTTTTCGGAGGCCGGCGGAGCTGACTTAATCATAATATACAACTCGGGCAGATATCGTATGGGAGGAAGAGGATCCTTGGCAGGGCTTCTCCCCTATGGTGACGCAAACGGCATAGTCGTGGAAATGGCTTCTGAAGTTCTTCCCGTCGTAAAAAACACCCCCGTTTTAGCGGGAGTATGCGGAACCGATCCCTTCAGGCTCATGAAAGTATTCCTAAAAGAGCTCAAGGAGATGGGTTTTGACGGCGTTCAAAACTTTCCGACTGTAGGACTGATCGACGGAGTCTTCAGGCAGAATTTGGAGGAAACGGGAATGGGCTACGACCTTGAGGTTAAAGCAATTGCTATGGCCCACGAATTGGATATGCTTACCTGCCCCTACGTCTTCGATGCCGAACAAGCCATCGCCATGACAAAGGCAGGCGCTGACGTCATAGTTGCCCATATGGGGTTGACCACAAAGGGAAGCATAGGAGCCAAGACAGCTTTGACGCTCGAAGAAGCAACAAAACGCGTTCAAGACATACATGACGCAGCGAAATCGGTCAACCCGGATGTAATGGTAATATGCCACGGAGGACCCATCGCTGAACCCGAGGACGTCGAGTACATATTCGCCCACACCAAAGGCATCGTGGGATTCTTTGGCGCATCGAGCATGGAACGCATACCCGTAGAAAGAGCTATAAAAGAACAAGTAGAGCGCTTCAAATACCTAAAGATAAACGCCTGA
- a CDS encoding Glu/Leu/Phe/Val family dehydrogenase — translation MEIFGYMQKYDYEQVVLCHDAASGLKAIIAIHDTTLGPALGGCRMWTYASEDEAIEDALRLARGMTYKNAAAGLNLGGAKTVVIGDPKKDKSEALFRALGRYIESLGGRYITAEDVGTNVQDMEYIRMETKYVAGLGEGSGDPSPFTALGVFQGIKAACREVFGRDDVAGRKVAIQGVGNVGFNLAKFLKKAGAELIVTDIFEENVKRAVNELGAKAVKPDEIIGADCDVFAPCALGAIINDDTINKLKCKIVAGSANNQLKEERHGDILQQKDILYVPDYIINAGGVINVAAELEPGGYIKEKATRKVEALYDAVLEVIEIAKKENIPTYKAADRLAENRINLLAKVKSTYIK, via the coding sequence GTGGAGATATTTGGCTACATGCAAAAGTACGATTACGAGCAGGTTGTTTTGTGTCATGATGCGGCCTCAGGTTTAAAGGCCATCATTGCAATTCATGATACGACCTTAGGGCCTGCCCTTGGGGGTTGTCGCATGTGGACCTACGCATCCGAAGATGAAGCCATCGAGGATGCTTTAAGGCTCGCCAGGGGTATGACATATAAAAATGCTGCAGCCGGCCTAAATCTAGGAGGGGCCAAGACTGTCGTAATAGGAGACCCTAAAAAGGACAAATCGGAAGCGTTATTCAGGGCATTGGGCAGGTACATCGAATCTCTGGGCGGCAGATATATAACGGCGGAAGACGTGGGTACGAATGTACAAGACATGGAATATATAAGGATGGAGACCAAATATGTTGCCGGGTTGGGAGAGGGAAGCGGTGATCCGTCTCCATTTACGGCCCTGGGGGTATTTCAGGGAATAAAGGCAGCTTGCAGGGAAGTTTTCGGAAGAGACGATGTAGCTGGCAGAAAGGTCGCGATCCAAGGTGTAGGGAATGTGGGATTTAATCTGGCAAAATTCCTGAAGAAAGCTGGAGCGGAACTTATCGTGACCGATATCTTCGAAGAAAACGTAAAAAGAGCGGTGAACGAACTGGGTGCAAAGGCAGTAAAACCCGATGAGATAATTGGTGCAGATTGTGACGTATTCGCACCTTGTGCGCTTGGCGCAATCATCAACGATGACACCATAAATAAACTAAAATGTAAAATAGTAGCAGGTTCTGCCAATAATCAGCTCAAGGAAGAAAGGCACGGAGATATTTTGCAACAAAAGGACATCCTTTATGTGCCGGACTATATTATCAACGCCGGAGGCGTAATTAACGTTGCTGCGGAGCTGGAGCCGGGCGGATACATAAAGGAAAAAGCCACAAGAAAAGTTGAAGCCCTGTACGATGCTGTTTTGGAGGTAATAGAGATTGCAAAGAAGGAAAACATACCAACGTACAAAGCAGCGGACAGGCTGGCTGAAAATAGGATAAATTTATTGGCAAAGGTAAAAAGCACATATATAAAATAG
- a CDS encoding Tm-1-like ATP-binding domain-containing protein, which translates to MAKNVVMIGALDTKGEDYAFVKKRIEAEDFKVIVVDIGVIGDPSFKPDIDADSVAKAGGESLASLRGKGDKGLAMAVMTKGAAEIVKKLFKEGQLDALFGMGGSAGTAIISAAMRALPLGIPKVLISTVASGDTKPYVGTKDIVMVPSIVDVAGVNAISAGLYSRAAGALTGMLETEVPKVATKPLIAASMFGNTTQLINQCKEIMEKEDYEVMVFHSTGTGGMTMEDLIENDYFVAALDLTTTELADELCGGVMSAGPKRLTTAGLKGIPQVVAPGCLDMVNFWAIDTVPEKYKKRKLYPWNPNVTLMRTTPEENAKLGEIMAQRLNHSKGPTAVFFPLKGLSQLDSPGGEFWWPEANEALLKSLKENLRKDIPLIEIDANINDPIFAKAVTDKMFEFLSGK; encoded by the coding sequence ATGGCAAAAAATGTGGTCATGATAGGCGCACTGGATACAAAGGGTGAGGATTACGCCTTTGTCAAGAAAAGAATCGAAGCGGAGGATTTTAAAGTTATCGTCGTAGATATAGGGGTGATAGGCGATCCTTCTTTCAAACCTGACATAGATGCCGATAGTGTAGCAAAGGCAGGCGGAGAAAGTTTAGCTTCTTTAAGAGGAAAGGGCGACAAAGGCCTCGCCATGGCGGTTATGACAAAGGGTGCTGCTGAAATCGTGAAAAAGCTTTTTAAAGAGGGGCAACTTGACGCCCTATTTGGCATGGGCGGATCCGCAGGAACGGCCATAATATCTGCTGCAATGAGAGCTCTACCCCTCGGAATTCCAAAGGTGTTAATATCTACTGTGGCATCGGGCGATACTAAGCCTTACGTCGGGACCAAGGACATAGTAATGGTTCCTTCAATTGTAGACGTAGCGGGAGTGAACGCGATAAGCGCAGGCCTCTATTCCAGAGCAGCAGGAGCCCTCACGGGAATGCTCGAAACTGAAGTCCCCAAAGTCGCAACCAAACCACTGATAGCAGCCTCCATGTTCGGCAATACGACCCAGCTGATCAATCAATGCAAGGAGATAATGGAAAAAGAAGATTACGAAGTCATGGTGTTTCACTCGACCGGCACCGGTGGAATGACAATGGAAGACTTGATCGAAAACGACTATTTCGTGGCAGCTCTGGACTTGACTACCACGGAGTTGGCCGATGAGCTCTGCGGAGGAGTGATGTCGGCGGGCCCGAAGAGGCTTACAACAGCAGGCTTGAAGGGCATCCCTCAAGTCGTAGCACCTGGATGTCTTGATATGGTTAATTTTTGGGCCATCGACACAGTTCCCGAAAAGTACAAAAAGAGAAAACTTTACCCATGGAATCCGAATGTGACCTTGATGCGTACCACTCCTGAGGAAAACGCCAAACTCGGAGAGATAATGGCTCAAAGGCTGAACCATTCAAAGGGACCGACCGCTGTCTTCTTTCCTCTAAAGGGCCTATCGCAACTTGACTCGCCGGGAGGAGAATTTTGGTGGCCCGAGGCAAACGAAGCGCTCCTTAAGTCATTGAAGGAAAATTTGAGAAAAGACATTCCCCTCATAGAAATCGACGCCAACATAAATGACCCAATATTTGCCAAGGCCGTGACGGACAAAATGTTTGAGTTTTTATCAGGTAAATAA
- a CDS encoding PocR ligand-binding domain-containing protein — protein sequence MASYGSYEWWNEIVELEKLKDLVDRFAAAMHVGAVIAATDGTALTIPSNFCAFCRRLRSHPEGRCGCEKSDAWGGLHALDSGGPLVYRCHCGLIDMASPLMIEGRLVGTLLCGQVLLRPYTEEEVRSEIAPLWPCSADELDDWVNDFLALPVVDESTVMNAMNLLNVMASHVVELCERHLIESKLLHRTMELVTAQRDKEMLERNLKMTQLKALQNQLNPHFMFNTLNIMSRLAMFEGAPQTQELTVQFADYLRYILKRQSREEMVPLSSEIECLKQYLAIQKVRFGDRFSYILDIEPEALSCKIPFLILQPIVENAVVHGIEPSLKPGLVCISAKIENKKLEITIEDNGVGCSLDEISEGVGISHVKERLKLLYGREALFDIWSEPEVGTKVSLSLPSVED from the coding sequence ATGGCGAGTTATGGTTCCTATGAATGGTGGAATGAGATAGTCGAGCTGGAAAAACTCAAAGATCTGGTAGACAGATTTGCCGCGGCTATGCATGTTGGTGCCGTGATAGCTGCTACTGACGGAACTGCGCTGACGATACCCAGCAATTTTTGTGCCTTTTGTCGGAGGCTTCGCTCTCACCCCGAAGGTAGGTGCGGTTGCGAAAAAAGCGATGCTTGGGGAGGTCTACATGCCCTAGATTCGGGAGGTCCTCTGGTTTATCGATGCCATTGCGGGTTGATCGATATGGCAAGTCCGCTCATGATCGAAGGTAGATTGGTAGGCACGTTATTGTGCGGCCAGGTGTTACTCAGGCCCTATACAGAGGAGGAGGTTCGCAGCGAAATAGCTCCCCTTTGGCCATGTAGCGCCGATGAATTGGACGATTGGGTCAATGATTTTTTGGCTCTTCCCGTTGTAGACGAGTCAACCGTAATGAATGCCATGAATCTCTTAAATGTCATGGCTTCTCACGTCGTAGAGTTATGCGAGCGCCATTTGATAGAAAGCAAGCTGCTGCACAGGACTATGGAGTTGGTCACAGCTCAGCGCGACAAGGAGATGCTTGAAAGGAACTTGAAAATGACTCAGCTCAAGGCCCTCCAAAACCAGTTAAACCCTCATTTTATGTTTAATACTTTAAATATCATGTCTCGCTTGGCAATGTTCGAAGGAGCTCCTCAAACACAAGAACTTACTGTCCAATTCGCTGACTATTTAAGATATATACTGAAAAGGCAATCCAGGGAAGAAATGGTCCCCCTTTCAAGCGAGATCGAGTGCCTGAAACAGTATTTAGCCATACAAAAGGTCAGATTTGGCGATCGTTTTTCATATATTTTAGACATAGAGCCTGAGGCTTTATCGTGCAAGATTCCCTTTTTAATACTTCAACCAATAGTTGAAAATGCCGTTGTTCATGGGATCGAGCCTTCTCTCAAACCGGGATTGGTTTGCATAAGCGCCAAGATTGAGAATAAGAAACTGGAGATCACCATAGAGGACAACGGAGTCGGTTGTTCCTTGGACGAAATATCCGAGGGCGTGGGTATTTCCCATGTTAAAGAGAGGCTTAAATTACTTTACGGAAGAGAGGCATTATTCGATATATGGAGCGAACCAGAAGTCGGTACGAAAGTAAGTCTAAGCTTACCATCTGTGGAGGATTAG
- a CDS encoding FGGY-family carbohydrate kinase → MKKFLIGIDAGTSMVKSVVFDEEGNELAVARQRTAVLNPRPNWDEQDMNEVWEAVVKTIKEAVTKSGVPGKQVCAMGVTGQGDGCWLIDEKGNPVRPAILWSDGRAGDLIARWQAEGISDKAYKILGSVLFSGVQAAIIKWLDENEPESLTRSRWALYCKDWLKYKLTGEITTDETDGCVPHFDIAKRRYSEELLKMYGTLKYEYLLPPVKAPLENHAPLSQEAASLLGLPSGIPVIGGPFDVIATATGVGAIHPGDACSIIGTTCFNEVVMDGPYIEPMNVGFTMCHGFSGLWVRAMGVMMGTPNLDWILAQVGRPYEEEAAERGMSFYDVIEEHVKKLEIGAGGVVYHPYLSASGERAPFVKPTARAQFFGITATHNRDNLVRAVYEGVGFSMMDCYQYIPMKVNRVRISGGGAQSAFWCQLLSDMTGLPLEVPKGSEFGAKGTALVAGIAVGLYKDIEDAVNKTVQLERQYQPDVEKTKRARAFYTLYRRLYEHVWDDWDLLQDILTQRF, encoded by the coding sequence ATGAAAAAGTTTTTGATAGGGATCGATGCGGGCACATCTATGGTCAAAAGCGTGGTTTTTGACGAAGAGGGCAATGAGCTGGCAGTGGCTAGGCAAAGGACTGCTGTGTTAAACCCAAGGCCAAATTGGGACGAACAGGATATGAACGAAGTATGGGAAGCCGTAGTCAAAACTATTAAAGAGGCCGTCACAAAAAGCGGCGTCCCCGGCAAACAGGTATGCGCCATGGGAGTGACGGGACAAGGAGATGGGTGTTGGCTCATTGACGAAAAGGGCAATCCGGTGCGTCCTGCCATTTTATGGTCAGACGGAAGAGCGGGAGATTTAATTGCAAGATGGCAAGCAGAGGGCATAAGCGATAAGGCCTATAAGATTTTGGGCTCCGTTCTTTTTTCTGGGGTTCAGGCTGCAATAATTAAATGGCTCGACGAAAACGAACCGGAGTCTTTGACAAGATCGCGATGGGCCTTGTACTGCAAGGATTGGCTAAAGTACAAATTAACCGGTGAAATCACTACAGATGAGACCGACGGATGTGTTCCGCATTTTGATATAGCTAAACGCAGATATTCGGAAGAATTGTTGAAGATGTACGGGACCTTAAAGTATGAATATTTACTTCCCCCTGTAAAAGCTCCCCTTGAAAATCATGCACCCCTTAGCCAAGAGGCGGCTTCGCTTCTAGGGCTTCCGTCGGGCATACCGGTAATAGGAGGACCCTTCGATGTGATCGCCACGGCTACCGGCGTGGGTGCTATACACCCTGGCGATGCCTGCTCCATAATTGGTACCACATGCTTTAACGAGGTAGTAATGGACGGTCCTTATATAGAGCCGATGAACGTTGGATTTACAATGTGTCACGGATTTTCCGGACTGTGGGTGAGGGCCATGGGAGTCATGATGGGAACGCCCAACCTCGATTGGATTTTGGCGCAGGTGGGGAGGCCCTACGAAGAGGAAGCCGCAGAAAGAGGTATGTCCTTCTACGATGTGATAGAAGAGCACGTGAAAAAGCTTGAGATAGGAGCCGGAGGAGTGGTATATCATCCCTACCTTAGCGCTAGCGGCGAAAGAGCCCCCTTTGTCAAGCCCACTGCCAGAGCCCAGTTTTTCGGGATCACCGCTACTCACAATAGAGACAATCTTGTAAGAGCGGTATATGAGGGCGTGGGATTTTCAATGATGGACTGTTATCAATACATCCCCATGAAGGTAAATCGAGTAAGGATATCGGGGGGCGGTGCCCAAAGTGCCTTTTGGTGTCAGCTTCTATCGGACATGACCGGGCTTCCCCTGGAAGTGCCTAAAGGTTCCGAGTTCGGAGCCAAGGGTACGGCTTTAGTCGCAGGGATAGCTGTCGGTTTATACAAAGATATCGAGGATGCCGTCAATAAAACAGTCCAATTAGAGAGACAATACCAGCCAGATGTGGAGAAGACGAAACGGGCAAGGGCCTTTTATACGTTGTATCGACGGTTGTATGAACACGTGTGGGACGATTGGGATCTTTTGCAGGACATACTGACACAACGTTTCTAA
- a CDS encoding L-fuculose-phosphate aldolase, with protein sequence MLLKEERNVLVDYGKKLITAGLTKGTGGNISVFNKREGLMAISPSGMDYFETKPEDIVLMNLEGKVVDGFRKPSSEWRMHLIFYQNREDVKAVVHTHSMFATTIATLRWDVPPASYLIAYAGKKVPCAPYATFGTQEIADAAYNTMGKEYNAVLLANHGLIAVGPDMPSAFGIAEIIEMVCEIYYRAKCVGEPTILSDDEMDLMLEKFKTYGQK encoded by the coding sequence TTGCTTTTGAAGGAAGAAAGAAATGTATTAGTGGATTATGGCAAAAAACTCATAACAGCCGGACTTACCAAAGGGACGGGAGGAAACATCAGCGTTTTTAATAAAAGAGAAGGTTTAATGGCCATCTCTCCCAGCGGGATGGATTATTTCGAGACTAAGCCTGAGGATATCGTTTTAATGAATCTTGAAGGCAAAGTAGTCGATGGCTTTAGAAAACCATCGAGCGAATGGAGGATGCATCTGATTTTCTATCAGAACAGAGAGGACGTAAAAGCTGTAGTCCATACGCACTCCATGTTTGCCACTACCATAGCAACCTTGCGTTGGGATGTGCCTCCCGCCAGTTACCTTATAGCCTATGCAGGAAAGAAGGTCCCCTGTGCACCCTACGCTACCTTCGGCACCCAGGAGATAGCTGACGCTGCGTATAATACGATGGGCAAAGAATACAACGCCGTTCTGTTGGCTAATCATGGCCTTATAGCCGTTGGCCCCGATATGCCCTCTGCCTTCGGTATCGCAGAGATAATTGAGATGGTTTGCGAAATCTACTATAGGGCCAAGTGCGTTGGTGAACCGACGATACTCTCCGATGATGAGATGGATCTGATGTTGGAAAAGTTTAAGACCTATGGGCAGAAGTGA
- a CDS encoding 2-hydroxyacid dehydrogenase: protein MKFLVVGDGFVKSFLFVDVFRKYFPDAEFVEHEVPWPNEPFYDTDEVKECSGTPDELMPLVKDADVLVVDTAPVTEALLQAASKLKAVACTRGGPVNVNIKACTSMKIPLFNSPGRNESAVVEFTVGATLALMKNMALGHYELKRGIWRGDLYLYDKVGPELSDLTVGIVGYGKVGRNVAKMFSLFGCQVLVYDPYVTPSIIEEEGHKSTSFEELLKTADVVSLHVRLSPETEKMMDGSKFNLMKSTSYFVNTARGGIVDYDALYEALAKGKIKGAALDVFDPEPLPPDHPLTKLDNVLLTPHIAGASQKSAIRGIETVAGSLYLYFDKGELKNCVNKEIFS, encoded by the coding sequence ATGAAGTTTCTAGTTGTAGGAGATGGCTTCGTAAAAAGCTTTCTCTTCGTAGATGTGTTTAGGAAGTATTTTCCCGATGCGGAATTTGTCGAACACGAAGTCCCTTGGCCCAACGAACCATTTTACGATACCGATGAAGTAAAAGAGTGTTCTGGCACCCCTGATGAGCTGATGCCTCTAGTCAAGGATGCAGATGTCTTAGTAGTCGATACGGCGCCCGTTACCGAAGCTTTATTACAAGCTGCTTCAAAACTAAAGGCAGTTGCGTGTACACGGGGAGGTCCCGTCAACGTCAACATAAAAGCTTGTACCTCAATGAAAATTCCGCTTTTCAATAGTCCCGGCAGAAACGAATCGGCAGTGGTCGAATTTACTGTTGGCGCAACGCTGGCTTTGATGAAAAACATGGCTTTAGGACACTATGAGTTAAAACGTGGGATATGGAGGGGCGACCTATATCTTTACGACAAGGTCGGCCCGGAACTTTCCGATCTTACTGTCGGCATAGTGGGCTACGGAAAAGTAGGGCGTAACGTCGCAAAGATGTTTTCCCTATTTGGATGCCAAGTTTTAGTTTACGATCCCTATGTAACGCCTTCAATTATTGAAGAAGAAGGACACAAAAGCACAAGTTTTGAGGAGCTTTTGAAGACGGCAGATGTGGTCAGTTTGCATGTCAGGCTTTCCCCCGAGACGGAGAAGATGATGGATGGAAGTAAATTTAACTTGATGAAGTCCACTTCTTATTTCGTCAACACGGCAAGAGGCGGCATAGTGGATTACGATGCCCTCTACGAAGCTTTGGCGAAGGGGAAAATAAAGGGTGCCGCTTTAGATGTGTTTGATCCCGAACCGCTGCCCCCCGATCATCCTTTGACGAAGCTGGATAACGTCCTGTTGACGCCCCACATCGCAGGGGCGTCGCAAAAAAGTGCGATCAGGGGCATTGAAACGGTCGCCGGATCGCTTTATTTGTATTTTGATAAGGGAGAGCTAAAAAATTGCGTCAATAAAGAAATATTTAGCTGA
- a CDS encoding DUF362 domain-containing protein, producing MEKAKVSVVKANGIKGNGEFMGGKFVRYDEDVAAIKAAVKKAVELSLGSIDAIVKPGDRVLVKPNLAFQAPPESFAVVDPRTVEAVVAFLKEESKAAEVWVGDNPSLGLHVGKAKPAFKESGMEEAAIRGGADKVIYFDEESTVVVEIPEGKVFKKAEVFRPVLDADVVINLPKMKVHIGGTVTLGIKNWNGIVPNRHPSGQQQGAHRIDLGQKLADMLRIRKADLTIIDGIIGMEGQGPHAGTPIEMNLIIAGRDTVAVDTVTSYIMGFEPGEIPAVRIAATEGLGVGDLASIEVVGEKLEDVRKFFKRANDNPVGVYKGLTVIIQQTCPGCYVYLRGALDSFKNTGIDVEKMVAEKGECVFIAGGVPDFDPLYAEGKNLFVLGDCWKYFPSKEKVEEAMKLAKKVFTYPGCAPVYVFSKVNTDLQAFAQGKA from the coding sequence ATGGAAAAAGCAAAGGTATCTGTCGTTAAGGCAAACGGAATAAAGGGAAACGGGGAATTTATGGGCGGTAAATTTGTGAGATACGATGAAGACGTAGCAGCGATAAAGGCGGCGGTCAAGAAAGCCGTGGAGTTGTCCCTGGGAAGCATCGATGCCATAGTTAAACCAGGGGATAGGGTATTGGTTAAGCCCAATTTGGCATTTCAAGCACCTCCTGAAAGTTTTGCCGTAGTAGATCCCAGAACGGTGGAAGCAGTAGTGGCTTTCCTGAAAGAGGAGTCCAAAGCTGCGGAAGTGTGGGTAGGTGATAATCCCTCTTTAGGGCTTCACGTTGGCAAGGCAAAACCAGCCTTCAAGGAATCGGGGATGGAAGAGGCAGCGATTCGCGGTGGGGCGGATAAGGTTATCTACTTCGATGAAGAATCCACTGTTGTCGTGGAAATCCCGGAAGGAAAGGTATTTAAAAAAGCCGAAGTGTTTAGACCTGTCCTGGATGCAGATGTCGTCATTAATTTGCCCAAGATGAAGGTCCATATTGGAGGGACCGTTACTTTAGGCATAAAAAATTGGAACGGCATCGTTCCAAACAGGCACCCAAGCGGACAGCAACAGGGTGCCCACAGGATAGACTTAGGACAAAAGCTTGCTGATATGCTGCGAATTAGAAAGGCGGATCTTACTATAATCGATGGGATCATCGGCATGGAGGGACAGGGACCACATGCGGGAACGCCGATCGAGATGAATTTGATAATAGCGGGTAGGGACACGGTGGCCGTAGACACAGTCACTTCGTATATCATGGGTTTTGAGCCAGGGGAAATTCCGGCCGTTAGGATAGCAGCTACAGAGGGGCTCGGAGTGGGTGATTTGGCCTCCATTGAGGTAGTAGGTGAAAAATTGGAGGATGTTAGGAAATTTTTTAAACGGGCTAATGACAACCCTGTTGGGGTATACAAAGGTTTAACGGTAATAATTCAGCAAACCTGTCCAGGTTGTTACGTGTATCTACGTGGAGCTCTCGATTCCTTCAAGAACACAGGAATTGACGTGGAAAAGATGGTTGCAGAAAAAGGCGAATGCGTCTTCATTGCAGGTGGAGTACCTGACTTCGATCCACTTTATGCAGAAGGCAAAAATCTTTTTGTCTTAGGTGACTGCTGGAAATACTTCCCTTCCAAGGAAAAGGTCGAAGAAGCGATGAAGCTTGCAAAGAAAGTCTTTACATACCCAGGTTGTGCTCCCGTTTATGTTTTCTCAAAAGTAAACACCGATCTTCAGGCCTTTGCCCAAGGAAAGGCGTAA
- a CDS encoding C69 family dipeptidase has protein sequence MCDTWVALRDATASGSVIFGKNSDRPFFDCQPLVLHSSREWPRGSAIQLEYISIPQVDMTLTTLGSSPYWCWGYEEGINEYGVVIGNEAIFTKGFRDSAKKYQIGKGPDLGLTGMDIVRLALERAISAEEAIYVIGKLVEEHGQFGSGVPSQDHVQGGYDNSYIVADRKEAWIVETVGKRWVARRVIGGIASISNEPSIRNHWDAGSSDIVDYAIMMKWWPEKLRGSFDFARAYIDDMNSRQVSHIRAQRSRDILKQSYGRIDLSVMKTIARDHYEGTFLEGPYFDAADPDFQSICMHVSPTGFTWGNTSSSCVAVLPKNDDDIPVFWWAPGPPCNSCYVPFFVDGSALPETVSEAGSFGKVLTPPVSATEDSFSPKSYWWLFRRLMDLTKGDPIASLPGYYDERNPVVRSYFDELESSFEQEVPEIIERAQRIGGNDKKGRAEIFDQFTAQCVKRVVSVLEKLLHNFSS, from the coding sequence GTGTGTGATACTTGGGTGGCTTTAAGAGATGCAACAGCTTCGGGCAGTGTAATATTTGGGAAAAACAGCGACCGTCCTTTTTTCGATTGTCAACCCCTAGTTCTTCATTCTAGCCGTGAGTGGCCAAGGGGTAGCGCCATACAATTAGAATATATTTCAATTCCACAGGTTGATATGACCTTAACAACCTTGGGCTCGAGCCCTTATTGGTGTTGGGGATATGAAGAGGGGATAAACGAGTATGGTGTTGTGATTGGCAATGAAGCCATATTTACCAAAGGGTTTAGGGATTCAGCTAAAAAGTACCAGATTGGCAAAGGGCCCGATCTTGGTTTGACGGGGATGGATATTGTACGTTTAGCATTAGAAAGGGCTATAAGTGCAGAAGAAGCTATTTATGTGATAGGAAAATTGGTGGAAGAGCATGGCCAGTTCGGTTCCGGCGTTCCTTCCCAGGATCATGTTCAGGGAGGTTATGATAATTCCTATATAGTTGCAGATAGAAAAGAAGCATGGATTGTAGAGACAGTCGGTAAAAGATGGGTGGCCAGAAGGGTTATTGGCGGGATTGCTTCGATATCTAATGAGCCATCGATAAGAAATCATTGGGATGCAGGTTCATCGGATATCGTGGACTATGCTATTATGATGAAGTGGTGGCCTGAAAAGTTAAGAGGATCTTTTGATTTTGCCAGGGCGTATATCGATGATATGAATTCAAGACAGGTTTCACACATTAGGGCACAAAGAAGCAGAGATATACTTAAACAGAGTTATGGCAGGATCGATTTATCTGTCATGAAGACAATAGCGAGAGATCACTATGAGGGAACATTTTTAGAAGGTCCATATTTTGACGCAGCTGATCCAGATTTCCAGAGTATATGTATGCATGTTTCTCCTACTGGATTTACGTGGGGCAATACTTCAAGTTCCTGTGTTGCTGTGCTTCCTAAAAATGACGATGATATACCTGTTTTTTGGTGGGCTCCGGGACCTCCCTGCAATAGCTGTTATGTCCCCTTTTTCGTGGACGGATCGGCGTTGCCAGAAACTGTAAGCGAGGCAGGTTCTTTTGGAAAGGTATTAACTCCTCCTGTCAGTGCGACCGAAGACAGTTTTTCCCCTAAGTCCTATTGGTGGCTTTTTAGAAGGTTGATGGACCTTACTAAAGGAGATCCAATAGCGAGCTTGCCAGGATATTACGACGAAAGAAATCCTGTTGTGCGATCGTATTTCGACGAATTAGAGTCTTCTTTTGAGCAGGAAGTACCCGAAATAATTGAAAGAGCACAACGAATTGGTGGCAACGACAAGAAGGGCAGAGCCGAAATCTTTGATCAGTTTACAGCCCAATGTGTGAAGAGAGTGGTAAGTGTATTGGAAAAACTACTACATAATTTTTCATCATGA